The Calditerricola satsumensis genome includes a region encoding these proteins:
- a CDS encoding SpoIIIAH-like family protein, whose product MPTAGSDDFFANYRYMREEMRARQHEELLDVLASAEASAEAVAEAKKKLDALEDAASAEMQLEELIKAEGYADAVVMQQNGRVNVVVKAAELKPDQVLAIIHLVSNHLNISGRDVTVSFKP is encoded by the coding sequence CTGCCGACCGCCGGATCCGACGACTTCTTCGCCAACTATCGGTACATGCGCGAGGAGATGCGTGCGCGCCAGCACGAGGAACTGCTCGATGTGCTGGCCAGCGCTGAGGCGTCGGCGGAGGCGGTGGCCGAAGCGAAGAAAAAATTGGATGCTCTCGAGGATGCGGCCAGCGCGGAGATGCAACTGGAGGAACTGATCAAGGCCGAGGGGTACGCCGACGCCGTCGTCATGCAGCAAAACGGGCGCGTCAACGTGGTCGTCAAAGCGGCGGAGCTGAAGCCCGATCAGGTGCTTGCCATCATCCATCTGGTGAGCAACCACCTGAACATTTCGGGCCGCGATGTGACCGTCAGCTTTAAACCGTGA
- the spoIIIAG gene encoding stage III sporulation protein AG has translation MGKSGWFPFGGGAGEGGKLTPLQWLILILCVGVGVMLVSNTLAIEKDTPPEPMARDAPAAAPGGGEPQTIKQLEEHYESQLREMLELVMGVSDVSVMVSLETSPEQVVQVNRDNRQQVIEEEDSRGGTRKTTDTTQRDQVVVVNQGSGEKPVVIKTRQPKVRGVLVVARGVENAQVKRWIVEAVQRVLDVPAHRISVLPKKP, from the coding sequence GTGGGCAAAAGCGGATGGTTTCCCTTCGGGGGAGGGGCGGGCGAAGGGGGCAAATTGACCCCGTTGCAATGGCTCATCCTCATCCTCTGCGTCGGGGTGGGCGTCATGCTCGTCAGCAACACCCTGGCCATTGAAAAGGATACGCCGCCGGAGCCGATGGCACGGGATGCGCCGGCCGCGGCCCCTGGTGGCGGCGAGCCGCAGACGATCAAGCAGCTGGAGGAGCATTACGAGTCCCAGCTGCGGGAGATGCTGGAGCTGGTCATGGGCGTCTCCGACGTGTCGGTGATGGTGAGCCTGGAGACGTCGCCCGAACAGGTGGTGCAGGTGAACCGCGACAACCGCCAGCAGGTGATCGAGGAAGAGGACAGCCGCGGCGGAACGCGGAAGACGACGGACACCACGCAGCGGGATCAGGTGGTGGTGGTCAACCAGGGCAGCGGCGAGAAGCCGGTGGTGATCAAGACGCGCCAGCCGAAGGTGCGCGGGGTGCTCGTGGTGGCCCGGGGGGTGGAGAACGCGCAGGTGAAGCGGTGGATCGTCGAGGCCGTGCAGCGGGTGTTGGACGTGCCGGCGCACCGCATTTCGGTGCTGCCGAAAAAACCGTGA
- the spoIIIAF gene encoding stage III sporulation protein AF → MAMLAVWLKKIVLLVLLATVLDLLLPNTELQRYVKLVMGLLILLVILSPVLTLFSPHMTAEWLAVQTAVSAPAMESVSAIAEKGRALRQVLDQRAMEEAESRVAELVRRQVEAAFGLAVDEVDVEWTREADGGVSLASLTVTVRERRDAAEAPHGNDAEGGGHVEPVAPVDIRVANEENRNIPAARPANGRRLPEVEAYLAKVLAVGEDQVRVVAGSGPGRQAEAGMRIA, encoded by the coding sequence ATGGCCATGCTGGCTGTATGGCTCAAAAAAATCGTGCTCCTCGTGCTCCTCGCCACGGTCCTCGACCTGCTGCTTCCCAACACCGAGCTGCAGCGGTACGTCAAGCTGGTGATGGGACTGCTGATCTTGCTCGTGATCCTGAGCCCGGTGCTGACGCTGTTTTCGCCCCACATGACTGCCGAGTGGCTTGCGGTGCAGACCGCCGTTTCCGCGCCGGCGATGGAGAGCGTGAGCGCAATCGCCGAGAAGGGTCGCGCCCTGCGCCAGGTCCTCGACCAGCGGGCGATGGAGGAGGCGGAATCCCGCGTGGCGGAGCTGGTGCGGCGGCAGGTGGAGGCCGCCTTCGGGCTTGCGGTGGACGAAGTGGACGTGGAATGGACCCGCGAAGCGGACGGCGGGGTGTCGCTGGCCTCCCTGACCGTGACGGTGCGGGAGCGGCGGGATGCGGCGGAGGCGCCGCATGGAAACGACGCGGAGGGCGGGGGACATGTCGAGCCCGTCGCCCCGGTTGACATTCGCGTGGCGAACGAGGAAAACCGGAATATCCCCGCCGCGCGTCCCGCAAACGGGCGGCGCCTTCCCGAGGTGGAAGCCTACCTGGCCAAGGTCCTGGCGGTGGGCGAAGACCAGGTGCGCGTGGTGGCGGGAAGCGGACCCGGGCGACAGGCCGAGGCCGGCATGCGCATCGCGTAG
- the spoIIIAE gene encoding stage III sporulation protein AE: MWRKTGILAGLLSFSAAPAGAEPLNELVRWQWERLDTTGLEQTWQALLRDYGPYLSEVRAPSLLDVLRQDGGLQVTGVLKGLATYFLHEVLASGRLLGTIVILTVFSMLLETLQNAFERNTVSKVAYAIAYMVLIGVAVGSFHLAVGYAREAIERMVHFMLALIPLVLTLLAAMGHVVSVSMFHPLIVFLVNVSGTLIAQIVFPLLFFSAVLSIVSSFSDRYKVTQLANLLRTISLGALGVFLTVFLGVVSIQGATSAVADGVALRTAKFLTSQFVPVVGRMFSDATDTVIGASLLVKNAIGLAGVVILLFLCAFPAIKILTLAFIYNLSAAVLQPLGSSPIIGCLGTIGKNLLFVFAALATVGLMFFLSITILIAAGNAAVMLR; this comes from the coding sequence GTGTGGAGAAAGACGGGGATCCTGGCCGGGCTGCTGTCCTTCTCGGCGGCACCGGCCGGAGCCGAACCGCTCAACGAACTGGTTCGCTGGCAGTGGGAGCGTCTGGACACGACGGGGTTGGAGCAGACATGGCAGGCGCTGCTTCGCGACTACGGGCCGTACCTGTCCGAGGTGCGCGCGCCGAGCCTGCTCGACGTGCTGCGCCAGGACGGCGGCTTGCAGGTGACGGGGGTGCTGAAGGGCCTGGCCACCTACTTTCTGCACGAGGTGCTGGCCAGCGGCCGCCTGCTCGGCACCATCGTCATCCTCACCGTGTTCAGCATGCTCCTCGAAACCCTGCAAAACGCCTTTGAGCGGAACACGGTCAGCAAGGTGGCCTACGCCATCGCGTACATGGTGCTGATCGGGGTGGCCGTGGGCAGCTTTCACCTCGCCGTCGGCTACGCCCGCGAGGCGATCGAGCGGATGGTCCACTTCATGCTGGCCCTCATCCCCCTCGTGCTGACGCTGCTGGCGGCCATGGGCCACGTTGTCTCCGTGTCGATGTTCCACCCGCTCATCGTTTTCCTTGTCAACGTGAGCGGCACGCTGATTGCGCAGATCGTCTTCCCGCTGCTCTTCTTTTCGGCCGTTCTGTCCATCGTCTCCAGCTTTTCCGACCGCTACAAGGTGACGCAATTGGCCAACCTGCTGCGGACGATCAGCCTGGGCGCGCTCGGGGTCTTTCTCACCGTGTTTCTCGGCGTGGTGTCGATCCAGGGGGCCACCAGCGCCGTCGCCGACGGGGTGGCGCTGCGGACAGCGAAATTCCTGACCAGCCAATTTGTTCCCGTGGTGGGGCGCATGTTTTCGGACGCCACGGACACGGTGATCGGGGCCTCGCTCCTCGTGAAAAACGCCATCGGGCTGGCCGGCGTGGTCATCCTGCTCTTTCTGTGCGCGTTTCCGGCCATCAAGATCTTGACCCTCGCGTTTATCTACAACCTTTCGGCGGCGGTGCTGCAGCCCCTGGGCTCCAGTCCGATCATCGGGTGCCTGGGGACGATCGGGAAGAATCTGCTCTTTGTCTTCGCGGCACTGGCGACGGTCGGGCTGATGTTTTTCCTCTCGATCACCATCCTCATCGCCGCCGGCAACGCCGCGGTGATGCTCCGGTAG
- the spoIIIAD gene encoding stage III sporulation protein AD, with amino-acid sequence MDIIQVVGIGLVATVLILILKEHKPLFAFSLTVFTGVIIFFLLVKQIAAVIRVIERLAVQAEVNLIYLETILKIIGVAYIAEFGAQITRDAGQGAIAAKIELAGKVLILIMAIPIVTVIIETVVKLLPA; translated from the coding sequence GTGGACATCATCCAGGTCGTCGGCATCGGTCTGGTCGCCACCGTCTTGATCCTCATCCTGAAGGAGCACAAGCCGCTCTTTGCCTTTTCCCTGACCGTCTTTACCGGCGTGATCATCTTTTTCCTGCTCGTCAAGCAGATCGCCGCCGTCATTCGCGTCATCGAGCGGCTGGCCGTTCAGGCCGAGGTGAACCTGATCTACCTCGAGACCATCCTCAAAATCATCGGCGTGGCCTACATTGCCGAGTTTGGCGCGCAGATCACACGGGATGCCGGTCAGGGCGCCATTGCCGCCAAGATCGAACTGGCCGGAAAGGTGCTGATTCTGATCATGGCCATTCCCATTGTGACGGTGATCATCGAGACGGTCGTGAAGCTCCTCCCGGCCTAA
- the spoIIIAC gene encoding stage III sporulation protein AC: MGYDVNAIFQIAGIGIIIAIIHTVLKQAGKEDVAHWVTLIGFIVVLFMVIQFLNDLFQEIRRVFLFS; encoded by the coding sequence ATGGGCTATGACGTGAACGCCATCTTCCAGATCGCCGGCATCGGGATCATCATCGCCATCATCCACACCGTGCTGAAGCAGGCGGGGAAAGAGGACGTGGCCCATTGGGTGACGCTGATCGGGTTCATCGTCGTCTTGTTCATGGTCATCCAGTTTCTGAACGACCTGTTCCAGGAGATCCGGCGGGTCTTCCTCTTTTCGTAG
- the spoIIIAB gene encoding stage III sporulation protein SpoIIIAB: MLKLIGAAMVFGSCAAFGFLVARQLALRPRQLLQLEQMLRVLETEIVYRCTPLPLALRHLAERFRGPLAALFGQAAANLEEMDGADNRLCWERAVQQYRGALALKEGDWAILLELAASLGRSDRLHQQRHITAACAHLRAEEALAREDQRRYEKMAKSLGVLTGLLVVLLMY; the protein is encoded by the coding sequence ATGCTGAAGCTGATCGGGGCGGCCATGGTGTTCGGGTCGTGCGCCGCGTTTGGCTTCCTCGTCGCCCGCCAGCTGGCCTTGCGTCCGCGCCAGCTCCTGCAGCTCGAGCAGATGCTGCGCGTCCTGGAGACGGAGATCGTCTACCGCTGCACGCCCCTTCCGCTTGCCCTGCGTCACTTGGCCGAACGCTTTCGCGGGCCCCTTGCCGCCCTGTTTGGTCAGGCGGCAGCCAACCTGGAAGAGATGGACGGGGCGGACAACCGGCTGTGCTGGGAACGGGCGGTGCAGCAATACCGCGGGGCGCTGGCGCTCAAGGAGGGGGATTGGGCAATCCTCCTCGAGCTGGCCGCGTCGCTGGGCCGGTCGGACCGCCTGCACCAACAGCGCCACATCACCGCGGCGTGCGCCCACCTCCGCGCCGAGGAAGCCTTGGCGCGGGAAGACCAACGCCGGTACGAAAAGATGGCCAAAAGCCTTGGCGTGCTGACGGGCCTTCTCGTCGTGTTGCTCATGTACTGA